The window AAGCGTGTCCCCGGGATGCAGATCGATCTTCCTGGTCTGAAAAATCGACTCCTCCATTCCCCCGAGAACCAGTCCCGGCGGCACGGTCATCCACTGCGGCGCCTGATCCTTGCGGATCAAGACCGGAGGGTTGTGTCCGGCATTGGAGTAATGCATCACCCCGTTGCGCAGATCCAGAATGCCGCAGAACAGGGTCACGAACATGGAGGCCTCATTGCCCTGACAGAGTTCCACATTGACCTTGCCCAGTATCTCCGAGGGCTCCAGACCGTGCTCGGCAATGCCCTTCATCAGGGTCTTGGTCACGGCCATGAACAGGGCCGCGGGCACGCCCTTGTCCGAGACGTCGCCCACTGAAAAAAACAGGTGGTGCTCGTCCAGGAAAAAGAAATCATAGAGATCGCCGCCCACATGACGGGCCGGTTCCAGCAAGGCATGGAGATCGAAATCACTGCGTTCCTTGAGCGTGGGGAAGCGTCTGGGCAGGAAACTCATCTGGATGTTCCGGGCGATGACCAGTTCGCTCTCGATCCGCTCCTTTGCCTTGGTGGTTTCGGTCAGGTTGGCGATGTAATCCAGCAAGGCCAGGCGCATCATGTCCACGGACCGCGTCAACTGGCCGATTTCATCGTTGACCCTGACCGCTGGCATGGGAACATCCAGCTGACCCTTGGCGATTTCCCCGGTCGTGGCCACCAGACCATGCAGCGGCCTGGTGATGGACCTGGCAATGACGATCACCACCAGAACCAGGAGCAGAAAGCCGGCACCGCCGATCAGGGACGTAAACCGATTCAGGGCGGCAATGTCCGCATAAATTTCTGCCTTGGGGACCAACATGCCCAGGGCCCAGCCCGTGGAGGGGACGGGCGTGAAGTAGAGCCTGGACGGCTGACTGGTGTGCGGGTTGATCAGATCCACATCCCCCTCCTCGCCGCTGATCATCCGGTTGGCGATTTCGTGGAGTTCCGGGATGCCCAGTTCAGCGGCCACGTCGAAAGCGGTTTTCCGGTAGATCCATTCCGGATTGGGGTGGGACAAGAATTGCCCGCTGCGGCTGATGAGCATGGCATGGCCGCTTTCGTAGATGGTCAGGGCGGCAATCCGGCGCGTCAGATGTTCCAGGGAGACGTCCGCGGTGCTCACCCCCAGAAAGACCATTTCGGCATCGCTGGAGCGGTAAATCGGCACGGAATGGGTGACCATCATGGCATTCCCGCCGCCCTCGTCGAAATAGGGCTCGCTCCATACTGACCGACCATGCATCCTTGGTTCGTTGTACCAGTCCTGGCCAAAATAGTTATAGGCCGGGTCCGTCACATCGCTGGTTATCAGTCGACCCTCCTGGTCCCGAAAAACGTACGGAGCGAAAAAGCGCTGGTCCGGCCTGGTGCCATGGGGCTCCAAGGCGACGCTGGCCCCGTAGATGTCCGGATTGCGGGCCAGCAGGTCATGGAGCATGGAAACAAGCTCCTGCTCAGAAGGCGTTTGCCGCTCCACGTACAACGCCAGAAAGCCGGGGACATCCTCCACCCTTTTCAAGGCGGCTTCCAAACGCTGAACCAGATTTTGCGCCAATCCGGTCGCTTCTGAACGAGCGGTCTTCAGCATCATCTCCCTAGCGAGATGATGGTTGTAGAAAAAAACCAGCGCGAAGATCAGGCCCGTGCTTCCCAAAACAAACAGGGCCAGACGGACGGCAAGTCGCTGTTTACGGGAAGGAGATGTCCTGGTCATGGATGGCACCCATATATGTTGAAAAAAAGTAATTATTCAGCTCACCGGTGCGAAAGCGGACTGGATACCCGCTCCCCGTCTGCACGAGGACAGGCTTCGCGGGTATGACTTACTCGGTGGCCGCATGGAAAATACAAGTCATTCCCGCGGAGGCGGGAATCCACTGCCGGAATGAGGCTATACCCAGGATCTGCTGAATAGTTACGAAAAAATCCTTATCCACAGTGATGGCCGATGTGTTCGCGATGTTAAGGACTTCTCCCGGTATTTTCATCGAAATCGAGATCTAGATCGAAATCGACCAGAGATTATCATCTCTCAAGTCCTCTGATTTCCGTCATCCGTCCTCTGTCATCCGTCATTCGTCATCCGCCCTCTGTCGGGTCTAGCTCACAAGACCCGTTCCAATTCCTCGGCGATGACGCGGCTCAGCTCGGCGATGGTCCGACTCAGGGCGGCGACATAGTCCTCATGGGTTTCCGACTGTGTCTGCTCGTGAAAAGAGAAGCCTCGTCCGACAACGGTCTGTTTTCCATCGTCGCTGAAGACACTCCACCGCCCGCTCAGAATGACCTCGCCCCCCAGTTCTCCCTCGAAGCGCTGCACGTCCACCCCGACCTGAAACCGCAAGGGGAGTCCAAAATTTTGGCTGGTATTGATGATGCCGTCGGTCTGCAGGAGGTGCGAGAGGTTCTGGACCAGGATTGCTGTAATATTCACCCGCAGCGGTTCCGCCCAACGGTGAAACTCATTCAGGTCCAACGTATTCTCCCCGGTCCGGGTCACGATCTGGGGTCTGTCCAGATAGTCCGGGACCCTGACAGGTAAAATGCCGATCAGTCCGTCCCCGGCAGCCAGCTGTGGCAAGGATTGCGGGCTGAGCAGATAGAAGTCCGCCGGTTGGCTGCGCATCGTTGTGCATCCCGTTAAACAGGCCACTGTCAGGCACAGGAAGGTAAAAAGAGCGCAAAGTGTGTAGTTTTTCATGACTAATTGCCCCTTGGGCTGCCCTTGCCCCGCAGCAGGGACTCGGGGTGTCGGTCCAGTTGATCGGCCAGGTTGCGCAGACTCATGGCCATTTTTTCTATCTCCCGCAGCGTTTCCCGGACCTGAAACATCAATGCGGAGTCCGCCCTGGCGGAGACCCGCAGTTCCGCGACCAAACCCTCCACGTTTTCGATCATTCCGGAAACCGTGGCCAGCGTCTCCTGGAAGTCCCGCGACGCTTCACTGATGTTTTCGCCGGCCAAGTGGATCACAGAGCGCCCATCGCCCACGGCCTGGTTCAAATTCGTCCCCAGGGCCACGATCTGCTCGTTCGCGCGGCCGATCAGTGTTCTGGAATCGCGCAGCGTTGCCGTCAATTCGGTGCTCAAAGGCTGGACCTGAGCATCCACGTTGCGAATCAGATGTTGCACATCCTGGACAACCGCGTTGATGTTCACGATGGCCTGGCCGAATTCCGGGGTTTCAACAACAGCCGCGATACTCTCAAGACTTCGGTTGATGTTTTCCATGATTTCATGGAGAGGAATCTCCTGCAGCGTCTGGGCCAGGGCCTGCAACGCCGTCGGGATGGTGGGGATCTCCGGAGTCTCCGGATCAACATTGGTGTAGACCGCGGGCCTGTCCGGGAAGAAATCCAGCCCAATGCCCAGTTGTCCGGTGACCAGGCTCTGCATTTCCAGCCTGGCCCGCAGCCCGCGCTCCACCAGCCCGGCCATTACCTCGGCGTGTGTGGCGCCGCGCTGGAGCAATGCATCGTAGGTGTTACGACCCAGGGTGCCTTTGAGAAACTGCACGAAAACCAGGACGATAATATCCTGCTCCTCGATGTCGAAATGAATCCGGACGTCGCTGACCTCGGCCACCCGCACCCCGCGGAAGTTCACCGGGGCGCCGACGTTCAGCCCGCTGACCGTCCCATCGAAGACCAGGACATAAGTGAATCGTTCCTGGAAAAACCTCCCGGAACCAAGGACCCCGACAGCCAGGACAATCAGGGCCACCGCACCCATCACGAACAGGCCGATCATGGTCTTGTTTGGCGCTTTGCTCATGAACCACCCCACAACAAGTCAGGCATGTTATTTTTCTCCGCGAGTCAGGAATTTGTGGACGTTGGGATTGGGGGGAGCGGCCAGCAGTTTGTTCGGGTCTCCGCTGGCGGTCATGGTCCGCGCTTCCACGTCCAGAAAGACGGAATTGTTGCCGATGGCGAAAATGCTGGCCAGCTCATGGGTCACGATGACGATGGTCGTGTTCAGGCTGGCCCGGAGTTCCAGGATCAGGTCGTCCAGCAGGCGGGCACTGACCGGATCCAGCCCCGCCGACGGCTCGTCAAAAAAGAGGATGTCCGGATCCAGGGCCATGGCCCTGGCCAGGGCGGCCCGTTTCTTCATCCCCCCGCTGATCTCCGAGGGGTAGAAATCCTCGAACCCGGCCAGACCTACCAGGGCCAGCTTCAGGGCCACGACCTCCCTGATCTGCCCCGGCTTGAGCTTGGTGTACTGCTCCAGGGGCAGGGCGATATTTTCAGCCAGGGTCATGGAACTCCACAGCGCCCCGCTCTGGTAGAGCATCCCAAACCGTCTCTGGATCGACTCCCGTGTCTGGGCGTCCGCGTCCCAATAATTCGTGTCCCCATAGCAGACCTGTCCCCGGGAAGGGCTTTTCAGACCGACCAGGATCTTGAGCAGCGTGCTTTTCCCGCACCCGCTGCCGCCCATGATGATGAAGACGTCCCCCCGGTTCACCGTGAAGGTCAGGTCGCGCATCAGCACGAAGTCCCCGTAGCCCATCTCCAGGTTCGTCACGGTAATGGCCGGTTCGGGCACGGTCATATGTTCAGCACCTCGCACATGAAGGTGATGACTGCCGTGGCCACGATAATCGCCACGATGCTGGTGACCACGGCTCTGGTCGCCGCTGCGCCCACGTCGGAAGCGCTCCTGCCGCACTGCATCCCGCGCAGGCAACTGGCCAGGGCCACCAGCACGCCGAAGACCAGGCTATGGAACAGTCCGATCCAGAAGGTGGTCAGGGTCAGGGCCTCCTGGGTCCGGGTCAGGTATTCGACGGGGTTGATGCCCAGCATGCCCACGCCCACGACAAACCCTCCCAGGATGCCCATCAGGTCGGCATAGACGCAGAGCAGGGGCATCATGATGATCAGGGCAATCATCCGTGGCAGGACCAGAAACTCCACAGGGGAAATGCCCATGGTTTTCAGGGCATCGATCTCCTCGTTGACCTGCATGGTCCCGATCTGGGCCGCGAACGCCGCCCCGGTCCGGCCGGCCATGATGATCCCGGTCATGACCGCCCCCATCACCCGGACCATACCAATGGCCACGGCGTCGGCCACGAACACCTCGGCGCCGAACATTCTGAGCTGGATGGCCCCCACGAACCCCAGAATCAGCCCGACCAGCAGACTGATCAAGGAAACGATGGGCAGGGCCTGGCTGCCGCACTCCTGGAGGAGCAGGGAGAGGTCCGAGCGGCGGAAGGTGGCCTTGCCCCGGAGCAGGCGGGCGAAGGCAATGGCCGTCTCCCCGAGGAAGTCCACGGTCTCCCGCGTGGAGCGCCAGACCGAGAGGGCCTGGGAACCGACGCGGGGCAGGAAGGGCTCGCGCCCGCTCTCCTTCCTGGCTCCCGCTCGCGCGGGAACCGCCCTGGCCAGGGCCAGCAGGCGTCGCACCCCCTCGGGCAACGCGTCCGCGCTGACCTGAATCCCGGACGTGGAGCCGTGCTCGACAATCTTGATCAGAAAGGTCAGCAGCCCGCTGTCCCATCCGCTGATTCCCCGGTCCTCCAGGACCACGCCGCGTGACGGCTGCCTGGCATCGATGGCCTGGAGCAAGGGTTCAGCGGAAGGCAGTCCCTGCTCCAGTCTCCAGTCCCCGGAAAGCCCAACAGCCAGGGTCTCCCCGGACCAGTCCATGGATATTCGGGAGTCCAAAGGGACGCTCTGTTCGCGAGTGCTCATCACAGTCGGTATATGCCTCTGTTACAGTCAGAAGTCAGGAGTCAGGAGTCAGGAGTCAGGAGTCAGGAGTCAGGAGTCAGGAGTCAGGAGTCAGGAGTCAGCGATGACCTGTAATCCGCCGCTGGTCAAGGGTGTGCAGAACGAGACGGCCCTCCAAGAAAGCCTGGGCTCACGGACAGCCTGGTCTTCTGAAAGGCCATTGCCGGGCTCGGGCATGCCCGGATGATCCTGGGACATCACCTTCCCATGGAGACCCACAGGTTCCTTCATCGCGGGCTCCGCGGGCTGCTGCAAATCGCATCCGGAGGCGAGCACCGCCAACAAGGCCAGCAAGGCCCAAACAGGCTGCCTCTCCAGGAGGAACCGCCATTTATGGTTCACGACGCGCAACACCGGCCGGCAAACCCTCTCGCGGCCCGAAAGATACCTGGTGGATACTGGACTGGGTTCAATGGCTTCCTTGCCCCGCACGTCCATTTTCATCCTCATCCTCGCCCTCCCTTTCGTTCTTGCACCGGATTATCCTACTGCCCATGTCTCTGACCCGCGCAGTCTGTCAATGCCCTGCTTGCGTCTCGACTCCATTATACCCCCTTCCACGCCCGGAGGTCCGCGCTCCACTTTCCGGCGCCGGAGACCAGCACCGCCACGCAGGCCAGCAGGACCACGATCGGCAGGGCCAGGGGCGGCTCCATCGGTCCCGGCCAGTCTTCGATCACGACCTTGCTGTACGTGGCCACCAGCATCGCGATCATCGCCACGAACGCGCCGAGGCGCGCAAGGTACCCAAACCCCAGCGACAGCCCGGACACCACCATCAGCATCGGCGCCAGGAAGTAGTTGATCCCGGGAAACGGAATCCCCGCGCGTTCCAGGATCTCCATCAGCGGCGTCATCCCCGTCAGATGGAATGCGCCGAACACGGTCAGCGGCAGCGCCGCGATCAGCCGGGGAACCAGCACCCACCTCGCCTCCCCGGTCTTTCGCAGCCACATCAATCCCGTCATTTCCATCCTCATACCTCCTTGGTCTCTCAATACCCCCGGTGTCATCTTTCCTTCCCCTATGCCTCTGGGCAGATTAATTCTCGAACCACGGACGCCCTGGATCGGCATCGAAATCGAAATCGGTATCGAAATCGGAAGGTTACCAGAAATCGACTTCGATCACGATTTCGATTTCGATGATTGCTGGACCACCCTTGGGGGGCGACTTGAACAGCCTGCAATCTACCTCTCTGAAGGATAGTTTTTACAGAAAACAAAATGGGGATGGTTCACATCTGATTGACACATTGGCATCTTGTTCCAGATGATCATGCGCATAATCGCAATATGTAGGGGCAGGCCTTGCGCCTGCCCTTTGCCCAGATAATCATAGCGGCACGGTTGATCATTTGTTCGTCGTACCTCTCCGTTGCCTCGCCCATCCAGGGTAGCCGCAAGGGCTGCCCCTACAGATGCGCATTTTCACGGCAACAAAGAGTGTCAACCTGTTTCTCCCGCAAAATACCCCTGCATTGACCCGCTAAGCCCAATGCGCCTCTCCGGTCAGACAGATGGAGAGCCATGTCTCTTCCATTTTCAGGCCGAGTGCGTTCCAGATGCGCTCCCTGAGCTGGTCCTGTTCGGGGATGGTCTGCAGGGTGAAATTCGGGCCGACCACGATATCCAACTCGATGAACCGGATGCGTCCGGTCTTGACCACGTGATGCACATAGCGGGTGATATCGTACTCCGTGCTGATGGCATCCATCACCTTTTCAAGACGCAGAGTCACCTCGTCATCCACGGCACTCATCAAAAGCACTTCACGCAGGCTGCGCCGCAGAATGGCGACGGGCATGGGCATGGCCAAAAGCGCCATTGCGGCCACCAGCACCGGGTCCGCATAGAGGGCCCAGACGCCGCGGGCCGGTTCCGCAAGCAGGGGCAGCACGGCAAAGCCCAGCAGGGTCACCATGCTGAACCCGAAATCGATCAGCCATTCACGGGCGTCAGCCTCCACCAGGGCCGAATTGATCCGGCGGGCCACCTTGCGTTCATGGTACCAAAGGGCCAGGGAGACCGTGCCGCTCAGGAGACCGAAAACGACGACCCCTTCCGCGCTGACCGCATTGCCGCCGGCGCGGATGCGTTCGATACCGTTGATCAGGGCGTAGAGGCAGATCAGCAGGACCAGGAAGCTGTTTACGCTCAGAACAAGCGGCTCCACGTGGGAGTAGCCGTACGGGAAACGCCGATTTTCCGGCTGCGCGACAACTTTGGCCGCCATCAGGTTCAGCCCGGCCCCGATGAGGCTCAACAGGGAAAAGATGCCGTTCAGGATCACGACGTCGGATTCCAGGTAAAGGCCGTAGGCAAGGCTGCCCACGGCCACCAGGACGACCCCGTAGATCGAGAGAGTCAGCGTTCGCTGTTCCAGCCGACTGGCGGCTTGTTGATTGAGCATGGGAATAAATGGCGGTTGCCGGAGGTCTTGGGATCAGAATCGCCAGATCAGGTTCAGGGCGAGAACATGAACGGAGTTCTAATGCAAGACTTTACGTATCTACTCAGTTCATCTGAGTAATGCGGCCTGGATACCCGCTCCCCGTCTGCACGAGGACAGGCTTCGCGGGTATGACTGATTCGGAGGCGGCGTGGTAAAACAAGTCATTCCCGCGAAAGCGGGAATCCAGTGCCGGAATGAGGATTTGCTCACGATGTGCTGAATAGTTACGACTTTACCCTTGACCCGGCATACCTCTCTCTCATCCAGGTTCAAGAGGTCGGCTCCGTAGGCTCTTGGGAATATTTCCGCTGCTGACCAAAATATTTGAATTGCACCACAAGACCTGTAATCGCCATAAGGACAAATACGATGATTGTGAAAGAATCCAAGATCATCGAACCGGGATAAAACATGGTACGAAACCCCCACGCCACGATCATGGCCCCATTGAGCGCGCTGGCCACCATGACCATGGCATCCTTGGCGTTTATGAAAACGTAAAAGCCGACCAAGGCGCCCATCAGACCGACCAGCAGCGGTATGAACGTGGCCGAAGGCCAAATGGCACCGACAATGACGGTAACCAGGCCATACCCAAGAATCGCTCCAGCAAGGCCGATCATTACACTCCAGTAAAGGTAAGCTGCGCTGGCGAACAAGATCGCAAGGATGACCGCGATGAAGAGCGCCGCTATCGGATAATCAGGCGCCACGACGGTGACTCCCAAAATGTAGCCGACAATCCCACCGTAAATCGGCAGGAGTATGCGGAAAATGGGGTAGCCAAACAGCGCAAAGACCGCGCCATATGCCATAGCCAGTAAACCTGCGAGTGTACCCGACATAAATCCCTCCTCCTTTGTGAACGCCACCTATCTGACAGCTTGTAACTGTTCGGGATTGAGGGCTTTCAATCCCGTGGATGGAGCCACCGTATGAATTGCCATCTCCGGCGACTGGCTCAACAGACACCTGGCCCCGACAAGCACCGACAACCGGCTCGATTGCAGGTGATCATCCAGCGCCTCGCGGGTTTGCCATGCGCTGATCAGCAAAAAAACAGTCTCATCTCCCACCCGCTGGTAAAGATTCGACGCCAGGCAGCCCGGCTCCGATTGGATCAAGGAGGCAAGCGACGTGAGGGTCTGCTCCACTTCCTTGCGCTTTTCCGCCATTGCCTGCAATTTGATAAAATTCATGAACATGGCGTCTCCATCGTGGTGAATCAGTGACCGAGTTACTGTCGACAATCAGACCTGCTTCCCAATTATCCGCAAACCGGGACTCCACCACCTCAAGGGCCTGCGGCAATACCCGACCAATCTCCACGAAGTCTAAGAGCATACAGGTTATTTTGTGTTTATCGCGCTTGGCTCATCCACTTCGGTCACTCCGGAAACGTGGTTCATTGATTGTCCGGAGCCTGGAGCTCACCCCCTGACAGTTCACTTTGACTCCAGACGGCGCTCTCCGAGGGTGGCGTCACGGTATCGGCCTTGGAGACCGATGTATGTTTGGACACTTCCGGACCGCCCCCCAACGCCTTGTAGAGTTGGACCAGGACCAGTAACCGATCGCGATGCACCGCCGCCAGGTCCAGTTTAGCGCTGAACAGTTGGCGTTCTGCATCAAGCACCGCCAGGAAGGACACAAGCCCCCCCTTGAAGCGTTTGTTGGCCAGCTCAGCAAAGAGCTGATAGCTTTCGACCAGGGCCCGTTGCTCTGTGAGCAACACTTGAAGACGGTCATGTGCCACCAGCCCGTCGGAAACTTCCCGAAAGGCCTGGCGCACGGTGGACTGGTACAAGATAAGGGCTTGCTCCCTCTGGGCATGGGTAGCCAGAAGTCTGGAATAATTGCCTCCCCCCGTGAAAATGGGCAGGGTCGCAATCGGGCCAATGTTCCAGAAAGAGGACGATCCCTTGAAAAGTCCCGAAAGCTCAAGGCTTTGGATCCCGCCTTGACCTGTAAGGGCGATACGCGGAAAAAAATTGGCCCGGGCCGCACCAATCCGGTAGTTGGCGGCAACGAGTACCGCCTCGGATTGGCGGACATCCGGCCGTCGTTCGAGCAGGTCCGAAGGGAGACCGGCCGGAACCGTCGGCCGCACAGCCAACTCACCCAGATTCTTGCCGCGCTCGATGGGCCGCGGGTTGTTCCCGAGGAGGATGCTGATCTGATTTTCCCTCTGGGCGATCAACCGCTCGATGTCGGGGATGCGCACCCCGGCGGTATGCACCAGAGCCTCCACCTGGGCCAGTTCCTCTCGGGAAACCAGGCCGTGCCTGACCCGCAGCATGACCAGGCGGCGCGTATCCTCAAAGGACTCCAGAGTGGCGCGGGAGATCTCCAACTGAAGGTCCAGGGTGCGCAGCTCGAAGTACGCCTGCGCCACATCGGCCACCACGCTGGAAAGCACGGCTTGCTGAGCCCATTCAGAGGCGAGGACAAGGGACTGGTCGGCGTCGCTCAGGTGCCTCAGACGCCCGAACAGGTCGATTTCCCACGCGAGGTCGAGGCTTAATTGGGCAAAGCTGAACGTCCTGTCGACACCCGATGGAATGGGAGGCTCGACGGCGGTCCGGCTCACCTGCTGCCGCTGATAAATGGCGGCGGAGCCCACCTGAGGCATCGTCAACGAACGGCTGACGCCCGCCAAAGCCCGTGCTTCGGCCACCCGGGCCATGGCCAGACGGGCATCGTAGTTCTGCGCCAGGGCGATATCGATCAGCTCCCACAGCACCTGATCGTCAAACATCTCCCACCATTCCAAATCGGCCAGCGAGGCGGTTTCCATCAAGATTGGATCGTCAAGAAATTGAAACCGGAAGTCTTCAGGCACTTCCCCAGGCGTGCGCACATAAGTGGGGGCGAGGCAGCCACCAAGGAGCCAGACACAGAGCAAGAGTAATCCGAACCGCTTCATTTCAGCTTCCCTCACTCAAAGCCGGCTCGACCGCCGACTGTTGCATCGATTGGGGGGGGACGGCCGGCAGACCTTTGACTTTGTCTACAAATGTCTGGACGCCGTAGTAGAGCACCGGAATAAAAAACAGACTGAGCAGTGCCGCCGTGAACATGCCTGCCACGACGGCAGTGCCTACGGACCAGCGGGCCGCGGCGCCGGCCCCGGAGGAGAGCACCAAAGGCATCAACCCGAACACCTCAGCCAGTGCGGTCATCAGCACGGCCCGAAAGCGCAGCCGGGCCCCCTCCGTTGCGGCGTCAAAGGTGCTATAACCTTCGATGTCCCGTTTGTTCTTGGCGAACTCCACGATCATGATGGCAAGTTTGGCATTGAGACCAATCAGCATCACGATACCGACCTGCACATAAACATCGTTGGCCATTCCGCGGGCCGCTATTGCCGACAGAGCCCCGAAAACAGCGACGGGCAGGCCCAGGAGCACGCCCAGGGGAATGGCCCAGCTTTCATACAGGGCGGCCAGCACCAGGAAAACAAAGAGCACGGAGAAGGCGAAGATAATGACCGACTGGCCGCCGGCCAGTTTTTCCTGGAACGCAAGACCGGTCCATTCGTAGCCAAAGCCTCGCGGCAGGTCTTCGGACAACCGCCCCATTGCGGCGATTGCCTGGCCCGAGCTATAGCCGGGAGCGTTCTGGCCCGACAGCTCCGCCGCGCGAAACATGTTGTAGCGAGTGATGTGAATTGGCCCGCTTTGCGTCGTGATCTGGACCAATGTGCTGAGCGGCACCATCCTGCCTTCGGAATTGCGGACGTAGATGTCGTCGATGTTCTCGGGCCCCTGACGGTATTCCGGCTTGGCCTGGAGCATGACGCTGTAAACACGTCCGAATAAGTTGAAGTCATTTATATTAAAGCCGCCAAGGTACATCTGGAGGCCTTCAAAGACACTTTGCAAGGGGATTCCAAGGGTCTGGACCTTTTCGCGGTCGATCTCCAGGTGCACCTGCGGCACGTTGACCTGGAACGTATTGAAGACGAGGCCGATGGCTGGTTCCCGGACCGCGGCGGACGAAAGGTTCTGGGCAACCTGAAAAAGTTCATCCGGCGTATGGCCGGAGCGGTCCTGAAGCATGTACTGAAAGCCGCTGACGCTTCCCATCCCGGGAATGGAGGGTATGGTGAAGACAAAGGCCCGAGCCTCGGGATACTCGGCAAACTCCCGGCGCAGATGCTGCATGATGGCGGTGATGCTGGTTTCCGGAGAGGTCCGCTTTTCCCAGGGTTCCAAGACCAGGGCCAAGGTGGCGGTGTCGGAGGTAAATGTAATATTCATGACATTCATGCCGGCCCAGGCCAGCACGGTCTGAACGCCCGGCACCGTGGCGGCGAATTGCTCCGCCCGGGTCAACACCGCATCGGAGCGCTCCAGGCTGGCCCCCGGCGCCAGGGTGAATGTCGCGAAAATAATACCCTGATCTTCATCCGGCACCAGCCCTCCCGGCAGAGTCTGCAACAAGTGGCCCGCCCCCACATACACCCCCAGCAGCAGGATGAGGGCCAGGAAAATGCGGCGCATGAAGAACCGCACCCCGAAGAGGTAGCCCGAGGTGGTAAGGTCGAACAGCCGGTTGAATCCCCGGTTGTAGGCGGCCATGGGACCGTGATCTTTTTTCGGTCGCAGGATCTTGGCGCATAACGCCGGGGTGAGGGTCAATGAGACCAGAATCGACAACAAGGCCGCAAAGCAGAGGGTGAGAGCAAACTGCCGGTAGAGCTCACCGACGATTCCCCCCATGAAGAGCACGGGCACATAAACCGCCAGCAGTGCACAGGCCACACCCATGATCGGCCGGGTGACCTCGTCCATGGCCTTCTTCGTAGCTTCGAGGGGGCTCATGCCTTTGGCAATGTAGACCTTGACCGCCTCCACCACGACAATGGCGTCGTCCACCACCGAGCCGATGGCCAGGACCAGGCCGAAGAGCGAGAGGGTGTTGATGG of the Desulfonatronum thioautotrophicum genome contains:
- a CDS encoding PqiC family protein, yielding MRSQPADFYLLSPQSLPQLAAGDGLIGILPVRVPDYLDRPQIVTRTGENTLDLNEFHRWAEPLRVNITAILVQNLSHLLQTDGIINTSQNFGLPLRFQVGVDVQRFEGELGGEVILSGRWSVFSDDGKQTVVGRGFSFHEQTQSETHEDYVAALSRTIAELSRVIAEELERVL
- a CDS encoding putative quinol monooxygenase, with the protein product MFMNFIKLQAMAEKRKEVEQTLTSLASLIQSEPGCLASNLYQRVGDETVFLLISAWQTREALDDHLQSSRLSVLVGARCLLSQSPEMAIHTVAPSTGLKALNPEQLQAVR
- a CDS encoding SpoIIE family protein phosphatase, yielding MTRTSPSRKQRLAVRLALFVLGSTGLIFALVFFYNHHLAREMMLKTARSEATGLAQNLVQRLEAALKRVEDVPGFLALYVERQTPSEQELVSMLHDLLARNPDIYGASVALEPHGTRPDQRFFAPYVFRDQEGRLITSDVTDPAYNYFGQDWYNEPRMHGRSVWSEPYFDEGGGNAMMVTHSVPIYRSSDAEMVFLGVSTADVSLEHLTRRIAALTIYESGHAMLISRSGQFLSHPNPEWIYRKTAFDVAAELGIPELHEIANRMISGEEGDVDLINPHTSQPSRLYFTPVPSTGWALGMLVPKAEIYADIAALNRFTSLIGGAGFLLLVLVVIVIARSITRPLHGLVATTGEIAKGQLDVPMPAVRVNDEIGQLTRSVDMMRLALLDYIANLTETTKAKERIESELVIARNIQMSFLPRRFPTLKERSDFDLHALLEPARHVGGDLYDFFFLDEHHLFFSVGDVSDKGVPAALFMAVTKTLMKGIAEHGLEPSEILGKVNVELCQGNEASMFVTLFCGILDLRNGVMHYSNAGHNPPVLIRKDQAPQWMTVPPGLVLGGMEESIFQTRKIDLHPGDTLLLYTDGVTEAQNPGDELYSDDRLLQEIQARAAASPEELVVGIMESVHRFATGAPQSDDITLLALLYRGDSSTEQGKI
- a CDS encoding ABC transporter permease translates to MSTREQSVPLDSRISMDWSGETLAVGLSGDWRLEQGLPSAEPLLQAIDARQPSRGVVLEDRGISGWDSGLLTFLIKIVEHGSTSGIQVSADALPEGVRRLLALARAVPARAGARKESGREPFLPRVGSQALSVWRSTRETVDFLGETAIAFARLLRGKATFRRSDLSLLLQECGSQALPIVSLISLLVGLILGFVGAIQLRMFGAEVFVADAVAIGMVRVMGAVMTGIIMAGRTGAAFAAQIGTMQVNEEIDALKTMGISPVEFLVLPRMIALIIMMPLLCVYADLMGILGGFVVGVGMLGINPVEYLTRTQEALTLTTFWIGLFHSLVFGVLVALASCLRGMQCGRSASDVGAAATRAVVTSIVAIIVATAVITFMCEVLNI
- a CDS encoding cation diffusion facilitator family transporter produces the protein MLNQQAASRLEQRTLTLSIYGVVLVAVGSLAYGLYLESDVVILNGIFSLLSLIGAGLNLMAAKVVAQPENRRFPYGYSHVEPLVLSVNSFLVLLICLYALINGIERIRAGGNAVSAEGVVVFGLLSGTVSLALWYHERKVARRINSALVEADAREWLIDFGFSMVTLLGFAVLPLLAEPARGVWALYADPVLVAAMALLAMPMPVAILRRSLREVLLMSAVDDEVTLRLEKVMDAISTEYDITRYVHHVVKTGRIRFIELDIVVGPNFTLQTIPEQDQLRERIWNALGLKMEETWLSICLTGEAHWA
- a CDS encoding ABC transporter ATP-binding protein, which codes for MTVPEPAITVTNLEMGYGDFVLMRDLTFTVNRGDVFIIMGGSGCGKSTLLKILVGLKSPSRGQVCYGDTNYWDADAQTRESIQRRFGMLYQSGALWSSMTLAENIALPLEQYTKLKPGQIREVVALKLALVGLAGFEDFYPSEISGGMKKRAALARAMALDPDILFFDEPSAGLDPVSARLLDDLILELRASLNTTIVIVTHELASIFAIGNNSVFLDVEARTMTASGDPNKLLAAPPNPNVHKFLTRGEK
- a CDS encoding MlaD family protein yields the protein MSKAPNKTMIGLFVMGAVALIVLAVGVLGSGRFFQERFTYVLVFDGTVSGLNVGAPVNFRGVRVAEVSDVRIHFDIEEQDIIVLVFVQFLKGTLGRNTYDALLQRGATHAEVMAGLVERGLRARLEMQSLVTGQLGIGLDFFPDRPAVYTNVDPETPEIPTIPTALQALAQTLQEIPLHEIMENINRSLESIAAVVETPEFGQAIVNINAVVQDVQHLIRNVDAQVQPLSTELTATLRDSRTLIGRANEQIVALGTNLNQAVGDGRSVIHLAGENISEASRDFQETLATVSGMIENVEGLVAELRVSARADSALMFQVRETLREIEKMAMSLRNLADQLDRHPESLLRGKGSPRGN
- a CDS encoding DoxX family protein; translation: MEMTGLMWLRKTGEARWVLVPRLIAALPLTVFGAFHLTGMTPLMEILERAGIPFPGINYFLAPMLMVVSGLSLGFGYLARLGAFVAMIAMLVATYSKVVIEDWPGPMEPPLALPIVVLLACVAVLVSGAGKWSADLRAWKGV